In one Diabrotica virgifera virgifera chromosome 7, PGI_DIABVI_V3a genomic region, the following are encoded:
- the LOC126887841 gene encoding uncharacterized protein LOC126887841, translating to MVSLDGEMIVKSNSFKYLGSVLQSNGEIDGDACSRIMAGWMKWKEASGVLCDRKIPIKLKGKFYKTAIRPAMMHGTECWAVEKKEEQRMHVAEMRMLRWMSGVTKKDKIRNE from the coding sequence atggtatctttggatggtgaaatgattgtgaaaagcaatagttttaagtacctaggatcggtattacagagtaatggagaaatagatggagatgcatgcagtagaattatggctggatggatgaagtggaaagaagcgagtggtgtgttgtgtgacagaaaaattccaataaagctgaagggaaaattctataaaacagccataagaccagctatgatgcacggaactgaatgttgggcagtggaaaagaaagaggaacaacgaatgcatgtggcggaaatgagaatgcttagatggatgagtggagtgacaaagaaggataaaattagaaatgagtaa